The following are encoded together in the Choloepus didactylus isolate mChoDid1 chromosome 7, mChoDid1.pri, whole genome shotgun sequence genome:
- the GTPBP2 gene encoding GTP-binding protein 2 isoform X2: MDSSKCGSLQASPEAEDGNIEYKLKLVNPSQYRFEHLVTQMKWRLQEGRGEAVYQIGVEDNGLLVGLAEEEMRASLKTLHRMAEKVGADITVLREREVDYDSDLPRKITEVLVRKVPDNQQFLDLRVAVLGNVDSGKSTLLGVLTQGELDNGRGRARLNLFRHLHEIQSGRTSSISFEILGFNSKGEVVNYSDSRTAEEICESSSKMITFIDLAGHHKYLHTTIFGLTSYCPDCALLLVSANTGIAGTTREHLGLALALKVPFFVVVSKVDLCAKTTVERTVRQLERVLKQPGCHKVPMLVTSEDDAVTAAQQFAQSPNVTPIFTLSSVSGESLDLLKVFLNILPPLTNSKEQEELMQQLTEFQVDEIYTVPEVGTVVGGTLSSGICREGDQLVVGPTDDGCFLELRVCSIQRNRSACRVLRAGQAATLALGDFDRALLRKGMVMVSPEMNPTICSVFEAEIVLLFHATTFRRGFQVTVHVGNVRQTAVVEKIHAKDKLRTGEKAVVRFRFLKHPEYLKVGAKLLFREGVTKGIGHVTDVQAIAAGEAQNNIGF; encoded by the exons ATGGATTCCAGCAAGTGTGGATCCCTGCAGGCATCACCAGAG GCTGAAGATGGAAACATCGAATATAAA CTGAAACTGGTGAATCCATCCCAGTACCGCTTTGAGCACCTGGTGACACAGATGAAGTGGCGTCTCCAGGAGGGCCGCGGTGAGGCTGTCTACCAGATTGGGGTGGAAGACAATGGGTTGCTGGTGGGACTAGCTGAGGAGGAGATGCGGGCCTCCCTCAAGACCCTACACCGGATGGCAGAGAA GGTGGGTGCAGACATCACCGTTCTCCGGGAGCGGGAAGTAGATTATGATAGCGACCTGCCCCGGAAGATCACCGAGGTGCTGGTGCGAAAGGTCCCTGACAACCAACAG TTCCTAGACCTCCGTGTGGCCGTCCTGGGAAACGTGGACTCAGGGAAGTCTACTCTGCTTGGAGTCCTGACCCAGGGAGAACTGGACAATGGGCGGGGTCGGGCCCGGCTCAACCTTTTCCGCCACCTGCATGAGATTCAGTCTGGTCGAACCTCCAGCATCAGCTTCGAGATCCTGGGCTTTAACAGCAAGGGAGAG GTGGTGAATTACAGCGACTCACGGACGGCCGAAGAGATCTGTGAGAGCAGCTCCAAGATGATCACCTTCATCGACCTGGCAGGCCACCACAAGTACCTGCACACCACCATCTTTGGCCTCACCTCCTACTGCCCCGACTGCGCCTTGCTCCTCGTCAGTGCCAACACTGGGATTG CTGGCACCACAAGGGAACATCTGGGGCTGGCTCTGGCCCTGAAAGTGCCGTTCTTCGTCGTGGTTAGCAAGGTGGATCTGTGTGCCAAGACCACAGTGGAGAGGACAGTACGGCAGCTGGAGCGGGTCCTCAAGCAGCCTGGCTGCCACAAGGTTCCCATGCTGGTCACTTCTGAGGATGATGCTGTCACTGCTGCCCAGCAGTTTGCTCAGTCACCCAA TGTCACCCCTATCTTCACACTGTCCAGCGTGTCTGGAGAGAGTCTGGACCTGCTCAAAGTGTTTCTGAACATCTTGCCGCCACTCACCAACAGTAAAGAGCAGGAGGAGCTCATGCAGCAGCTGACAGAATTCCAG GTGGATGAAATCTACACAGTACCAGAGGTGGGGACTGTTGTTGGAGGGACACTTTCCAG TGGGATTTGCCGTGAGGGGGATCAGCTGGTGGTGGGCCCCACGGACGACGGCTGCTTCCTGGAGCTGAGAGTATGCAGCATCCAGCGCAACCGCTCTGCCTGTCGTGTGCTGCGAGCTGGTCAGGCTGCTACGCTGGCCCTCGGGGACTTTGACCGTGCACTGCTTCGCAAG GGCATGGTGATGGTGAGCCCCGAGATGAATCCCACCATCTGCTCGGTGTTTGAGGCAGAGATAGTCCTACTGTTCCATGCCACAACCTTTCGGCGAGGCTTCCAGGTGACAGTGCACGTGGGCAACGTACGTCAGACGGCAGTGGTGGAAAAGATCCATGCCAAG GACAAGCTGCGGACAGGGGAGAAGGCGGTGGTACGTTTCCGCTTCCTGAAACATCCAGAGTACTTGAAGGTGGGCGCCAAGCTGCTGTTCCGGGAGGGTGTCACCAAGGGCATCGGCCATGTCACTGATGTGCAAGCCATTGCAGCAGGAGAGGCCCAAAACAACATAGGCTTCTGA
- the POLH gene encoding DNA polymerase eta isoform X2, whose translation MKLVHLESLEACGQMMLRSYVQIFFWHKFVSLVGKLTLPKEIRKQGLFQWLDSLRIDNTTSPDLWLTVGAVIVEEMRAAVERQTGFQCSAGISHNKVLAKLACGLNKPNRQTLVSQGSVPQLFSQMPISKIRSLGGKLGASVIETLGVEYMGELTQFTESQLQSHFGEKNGSWLYAMCRGIEHDPVKPRQLPKTIGCSKNFPGKTALATREQVQWWLLQLAQELEERLTKDQKDNDRVATQLAVSIRVQGDKRLSSLRRCCALTRYDAHKMSHDAFAVIRNCNTSGTQTEWSPPLIMLFLCATKFSASAPSSCTDITVFLSSDQGSLPKVPVTSSEAKTLESGPAVITTKKATTSLESFFQKVAEKKKVKEALFSSLIATPQAPETNSPSKPSLPFQTSRTKGTEPFFKQKSLEAIKQKQLNNPSISFPPQNPLSSPKKLPEHLPTERTDCAPACEEVSKPESSKATSAEMDLAQSSPSRLASLISKSALEVAQKAATIPSLLDAEDQVPCEKCGFLLPVWEMPEHMDYHFALELQKSFLQPHSSTPRVVPAISPQGKRNPKSPLASSNKRPKPEGMQTLESFFKPLTHKCCP comes from the exons AGGAGATACGAAAGCAAGGCTTATTTCAATGGCTTGATTCTCTTCGGATTGATAACACCACCTCTCCAGACCTGTGGCTCACCGTGGGAGCAGTGATTGTGGAGGAAATGAGAGCAGCCGTAGAGAGGCAGACTGGTTTTCAGTGTTCAGCTGGAATTTCACATAATAAG GTCCTGGCAAAATTGGCCTGTGGACTAAACAAGCCCAACCGCCAGACACTGGTCTCACAAGGGTCGGTCCCACAGCTCTTCAGCCAAATGCCTATTAGCAAAAT CCGCAGTCTTGGAGGAAAGCTAGGGGCCTCTGTCATTGAAACCCTGGGGGTAGAATACATGGGTGAACTAACTCAGTTCACTGAATCCCAGCTTCAGAGTCATTTTGGGGAGAAGAATGG GTCTTGGCTATATGCCATGTGCCGAGGGATAGAACATGATCCAGTTAAACCCAGGCAACTACCCAAAACCATTGGCTGTAGCAAGAACTTCCCAGGAAAAACAGCTCTGGCTACTCGGGAACAG GTACAATGGTGGCTTTTGCAATTAGCCCAGGAACTAGAGGAGAGACTGACAAAGGACCAAAAGGAT AATGACAGGGTAGCCACACAGTTGGCTGTGAGCATTCGTGTACAAGGAGATAAACGTCTCAGCAGCCTGCGCCGCTGCTGTGCCCTTACCCGCTATGATGCTCACAAGATGAGTCATGATGCCTTTGCTGTCATCAGGAACTGTAATACATCTGGAACCCAAACTGAATG GTCCCCTCCCCTCATAATGCTTTTCCTCTGTGCTACAAAATTTTCTGCCTCTGCCCCTTCATCTTGCACAGACATCACTGTCTTCTTAAGCAGTGACCAAGGTTCTCTGCCAAAGGTGCCAGTTACCAGTTCAGAAGCTAAGACCCTGGAAAGTGGTCCAGCAGTAATAACCACTAAGAAAGCAACCACTTCTCTGGAATCATTCTTCCAAAAggttgcagaaaagaaaaaagtcaaagaagctttgttttcatctcttattGCCACTCCTCAGGCCCCAGAAACCAATTCACCATCCAAACCCTCGCTGCCTTTCCAAACCAGTCGTACTAAAGGAACAGAGCCCTTTTTTAAGCAGAAAAGTCTGGAAGCCATAAAGCAGAAGCAGCTTAATAATCCTTCCATTTCCTTCCCTCCACAAAATCCATTGTCCAGCCCTAAAAAATTACCAGAACATCTTCCAACAGAGCGTACAGATTGTGCCCCTGCTTGTGAAGAGGTGTCGAAACCAGAATCCTCAAAAGCGACTTCTGCAGAGATGGATTTGGCCCAGAGCAGCCCAAGCAGGCTTGCTTCTTTAATCTCCAAGTCTGCTCTGGAAGTGGCTCAAAAGGCAGCTACTATTCCAAGTCTTCTTGATGCTGAGGACCAAGTGCCCTGTGAGAAGTGTGGCTTCCTGCTTCCAGTGTGGGAGATGCCAGAACATATGGACTATCATTTTGCACTGGAGTTGCAGAAATCCTTTTTGCAGCCCCATTCCTCAACTCCCCGGGTTGTTCCTGCCATTTCTCCTCAAGGCAAGAGAAATCCCAAGAGTCCTTTGGCCTCCAGTAATAAACGCCCTAAGCCTGAGGGCATGCAGACATTGGAATCATTTTTTAAGCCATTAACACACAAGTGCTGCCCTTAG
- the GTPBP2 gene encoding GTP-binding protein 2 isoform X1: MDSRVSELFGGCCRPGGGPAVGGTLKNRGAGGSSGCGGPKGKKKNGRNRGGKANNPPYLPPEAEDGNIEYKLKLVNPSQYRFEHLVTQMKWRLQEGRGEAVYQIGVEDNGLLVGLAEEEMRASLKTLHRMAEKVGADITVLREREVDYDSDLPRKITEVLVRKVPDNQQFLDLRVAVLGNVDSGKSTLLGVLTQGELDNGRGRARLNLFRHLHEIQSGRTSSISFEILGFNSKGEVVNYSDSRTAEEICESSSKMITFIDLAGHHKYLHTTIFGLTSYCPDCALLLVSANTGIAGTTREHLGLALALKVPFFVVVSKVDLCAKTTVERTVRQLERVLKQPGCHKVPMLVTSEDDAVTAAQQFAQSPNVTPIFTLSSVSGESLDLLKVFLNILPPLTNSKEQEELMQQLTEFQVDEIYTVPEVGTVVGGTLSSGICREGDQLVVGPTDDGCFLELRVCSIQRNRSACRVLRAGQAATLALGDFDRALLRKGMVMVSPEMNPTICSVFEAEIVLLFHATTFRRGFQVTVHVGNVRQTAVVEKIHAKDKLRTGEKAVVRFRFLKHPEYLKVGAKLLFREGVTKGIGHVTDVQAIAAGEAQNNIGF; encoded by the exons ATGGACTCGCGGGTATCGGAGCTGTTCGGCGGCTGCTGCCGGCCCGGTGGGGGCCCAGCTGTGGGCGGAACCCTCAAGAATAGGGGGGCCGGCGGCAGCAGCGGCTGCGGGGGCCCGAAGGGGAAGAAGAAGAACGGAAGGAACAGAGGGGGCAAAGCCAACAACCCTCCGTATCTGCCCCCCGAG GCTGAAGATGGAAACATCGAATATAAA CTGAAACTGGTGAATCCATCCCAGTACCGCTTTGAGCACCTGGTGACACAGATGAAGTGGCGTCTCCAGGAGGGCCGCGGTGAGGCTGTCTACCAGATTGGGGTGGAAGACAATGGGTTGCTGGTGGGACTAGCTGAGGAGGAGATGCGGGCCTCCCTCAAGACCCTACACCGGATGGCAGAGAA GGTGGGTGCAGACATCACCGTTCTCCGGGAGCGGGAAGTAGATTATGATAGCGACCTGCCCCGGAAGATCACCGAGGTGCTGGTGCGAAAGGTCCCTGACAACCAACAG TTCCTAGACCTCCGTGTGGCCGTCCTGGGAAACGTGGACTCAGGGAAGTCTACTCTGCTTGGAGTCCTGACCCAGGGAGAACTGGACAATGGGCGGGGTCGGGCCCGGCTCAACCTTTTCCGCCACCTGCATGAGATTCAGTCTGGTCGAACCTCCAGCATCAGCTTCGAGATCCTGGGCTTTAACAGCAAGGGAGAG GTGGTGAATTACAGCGACTCACGGACGGCCGAAGAGATCTGTGAGAGCAGCTCCAAGATGATCACCTTCATCGACCTGGCAGGCCACCACAAGTACCTGCACACCACCATCTTTGGCCTCACCTCCTACTGCCCCGACTGCGCCTTGCTCCTCGTCAGTGCCAACACTGGGATTG CTGGCACCACAAGGGAACATCTGGGGCTGGCTCTGGCCCTGAAAGTGCCGTTCTTCGTCGTGGTTAGCAAGGTGGATCTGTGTGCCAAGACCACAGTGGAGAGGACAGTACGGCAGCTGGAGCGGGTCCTCAAGCAGCCTGGCTGCCACAAGGTTCCCATGCTGGTCACTTCTGAGGATGATGCTGTCACTGCTGCCCAGCAGTTTGCTCAGTCACCCAA TGTCACCCCTATCTTCACACTGTCCAGCGTGTCTGGAGAGAGTCTGGACCTGCTCAAAGTGTTTCTGAACATCTTGCCGCCACTCACCAACAGTAAAGAGCAGGAGGAGCTCATGCAGCAGCTGACAGAATTCCAG GTGGATGAAATCTACACAGTACCAGAGGTGGGGACTGTTGTTGGAGGGACACTTTCCAG TGGGATTTGCCGTGAGGGGGATCAGCTGGTGGTGGGCCCCACGGACGACGGCTGCTTCCTGGAGCTGAGAGTATGCAGCATCCAGCGCAACCGCTCTGCCTGTCGTGTGCTGCGAGCTGGTCAGGCTGCTACGCTGGCCCTCGGGGACTTTGACCGTGCACTGCTTCGCAAG GGCATGGTGATGGTGAGCCCCGAGATGAATCCCACCATCTGCTCGGTGTTTGAGGCAGAGATAGTCCTACTGTTCCATGCCACAACCTTTCGGCGAGGCTTCCAGGTGACAGTGCACGTGGGCAACGTACGTCAGACGGCAGTGGTGGAAAAGATCCATGCCAAG GACAAGCTGCGGACAGGGGAGAAGGCGGTGGTACGTTTCCGCTTCCTGAAACATCCAGAGTACTTGAAGGTGGGCGCCAAGCTGCTGTTCCGGGAGGGTGTCACCAAGGGCATCGGCCATGTCACTGATGTGCAAGCCATTGCAGCAGGAGAGGCCCAAAACAACATAGGCTTCTGA